CCGTATTTGCTATTCGACCCTCGCAAAGGCCTGCACATCGTCGACATCAACGAGGCTTATGGAGCGGCCACCATGACATCCTCAGCGAAGATTGCTGGCTCTCCCCTGTTCGACGTCTTTCCGGATACCCCTGAAGACCCGATGGCTGACGGCGTCAGCCATCTCTTCGCATCACTAACGAAGGTCGCTGAACGCGGCATTGTCGACGCAATGCCTATCCAGCGCTACGACGCGCGGAACCCGGAAGGCTCATTCGTGACGAAATTCTGGGAAACCGGTCAACAGGCCGATTTTCGATACCGAGGGTAGATTGGTCTATCTGCTTCACCACGTAGAAGATGTCACGGCTTTGGTGCAATCGCGCACCGCCTGAAGGCGATGCGCGACCAACCTCAACGAAATCGATGCGGCACTAGACTGCTCTCACGGCGATCTTCTTTTCACTCTTTTGAGCCTCCGGTGTCTTCGGAAGCTTGAGCTTCAGCACGCCTTTGGTGAAAGTTGCCTCGATCTTGTCGGGATCGACGCCATGAGGAAGCTGGAATCGCCGTTGGAAAGAGCCGAAACGGCGTTCGGAAAGATAATAGTCCTTTTCCCGTTCCTCCTTTTCCTCCTTCTTTTCGCCCTTGATCGTCAGCGTTCCGTTTGACAGCTTGACCTCGATATTCTTCTCTTCCAGCCCCGGCAACTCGGCAGATATCTCGTATTCCGTATCCTTTTCGACGAGATCGACGGCCGGTGCGATCTGCCACTCTTTCCCTGTGAGTGACGGCATCTCGAATCCGAGCAACGAGCGACTGAAAGGAACACTCCACGCGGCCGGCCGAAAAGTCTCGAACAGCTTGTCGATCTCGCGGCGCAGACTTTCCAAGGGCGACCACATATCCTCTCTGGCAGCGGGCTCCCTCTTTTCGGTCTTCACGGGCAACTTGGTTTCAATTTTGGCCATAGTGAACTCCTCCCGGTGCATGGTGGCAACCACTCGCCGCCGGACGGTACCGGCCGGCAATGACTGATGAAACGCCGATCGTGGCGCAATCACATTGACGCGGATCAACGCCGCGTTTTTCCCGCCAACGGACGTGAGCTTCTTGGCGCTCGGCGACACGGAGACCAAACATTGATTCATATTAAGGACCGGGGGCGCTCCAATATGAGCCAGGCCGCCTGTGTTCCGTTTCGCGCGAACTTCGCGTCGGTTATCCGGCTCTCGCCAGCCGACACTCCCCGAAGGCTTTCGAGAGGAGCGCTCGAAAGCGGCAATTGACGCCACTCAATGCCGGTTGCGCGCTGCGGCATATCCTGCCGACAGCGAGAAAACGAGGGAAGTGCCGCTATGGCAGCGTTCATCATGTTGACGCGCCTCAGCCATCAAGCGATGCAGTCGCCGAAATTGCTCGAGAGCCTGAGTCACCAGATCGCCGAGCATATCCGCCGCGAATGCCCTCAGGTGCCTTGGAAGGCAAATTGTATTGTCCTCGGCCCCGCTGACTACCTCGACATCTTCGCGGCACCCGATAACGCCACTGCAACCAAGGTCGCGACTACCTTCGGCCACGCGACGACGGAAATCTGGGCCGCCACGGAATTGGAGCAATCCATTCAGCTTATACGCGAGCTGCCGCCGTCGTTTGTCGTGAGTCCCTGAAGGAGCGGGACACCGTGGAGTGAATTCGCCGCTCGTGACCTTCCCAGGCTACGCTCCTTGGCGGTTCCGGCTTTACCAGCTCACCGAGATCCGGCTCTCCGCAGCGGGCAAGCATGGAGATGCGTACTGCGTCGCGCAGCCGTAGAATGGACTCGAATCCCGAACCCGATGGCGCAATCGGCTCGCCGATCTCGATGCTCAGCGGCAAATGTCTTGGAAACCATTGGTCGGCGCGAAGCATCGATCTTGTTCCGCGGATAGCGCCGGGCAGAATCGCCAGACCGTCTTCCGCCGCCACCTTGAACGCCCCGAGGTAGAAGCCTGAGAGGCCGGCTCTACGGGTGAAGGTGCCCTCTGGAAAGAAAACCAGCACCCGGCCCTTACGCGCAAGCTCCGTCAATGCCTCGGCGTCCTGCAGGCTACCTGTAACGTCGTAGCGTTCCACGAACGGAATACCGAGGCGCCGCAACAGCGGCCCTGCGATGAATTGCTCGGCCAACTCTCTCTTGGCAACGATCGCCGGCTCGCCCGGAAGAACGGCAGCGAGGAGGAGCGCATCCACGTAACTCGAATGATTGAAGACGAGCATCGCGCCTCTGCCGGGGATGCGCTCCACTCCGTCTGTGGAGACCGACACGCCCATGGCGGCAAGCGCCGCACGCGCGATCCATCTGACGACTCGCCAACGCCAAGAAAGGCGCGGGACGATGAGCACAGCGAGAGACCCGGCCAGACATGCAACACTGAGAACCGTCCACCACCAAGCCGCATACAGCGTCTCCCGGAAGACTCGTGCCAGGCGTCGCGCCTGCGTGCTGGCACTCAAGAGCATGAGCCGCGTGTATTGCAACGGAACGGTGGGCCGAGCAGAGCCCATGCGGCCGCTCTCGTAGAGCGCTTTCGCGGCGCTGCGACGGATCTTGCCGCTCGATGTTTTTGGCACCGAGCGTGGCGGCACCAGCACGACTTCATCGGCCGGCGTGCCGGCAATGTCTGACGTCACCTCGATAATTCGTGCCTGCAGTGATGCTCGCGAAACCGGGTCGGTCTGTAGGGTCTCTGCAACGACGACGATGCGCTCGGTGCCCGAGACCCGATCCGACGTGCCGAAGGCGACGACCCCTCCCCTGCGGATTCCAGGGACAAGGGCAACTGCCTGCTCGATCTCGTGCGCATAGAGATGGCGACCAGCTCGAATAATGATGTCCTTGACGCGTCCGGTCACGAAAACATCACCTTTGGCCATGTACGCGCGATCGCCACTATCCAGCCAGCCGTCATGGAAGAGCGCGCGGGTCTTTTCATCGTTGCGGAAATAGCCGGCCGTTGTCGAGGGACCACGGAATTCAAGTCTTCCCTCGCGTCGGTCGCCGCACTCATGCCCCGCGTCGTCGACGATACGGATCTCGTGGCCGGGCAATGGCTGGCCACAGGCGACGATTTCAAGCGCCATGGCGTCTTGGGGGGTGGCGATCTCGGCCACGCCGTCGATGAGAGGCGGCCGCCCCAGAGGCGGAAACGCGAGACCAACTGAACATTCCGCAAGTCCATAGACTGGAGCCATCGCGGTTGCAGGAAAGCCGTAGCGGCCGAACCGCTCGACGAACCTCCACAGGGTTCTCGCGCTCACCGGCTCAGCACCATTGGCGACCATCCGTAGCGAGCTGAGATCGAGCCCCTCGACGTCAGCATCGGCAATCTTGTTGAGACAGATTTCGAAACCGAAATTGGGAGAAGCGGAGAAGGTCGCCCGGTAGTTGTGTATCGCCCACAGCCAGGCTTGCGCGCTTAGGCTGGTCACTTCATCCTGCAGTACGGTCAGATGCACGCGGTCGGGATGTCGTGCCGCATGCCACTCGAGGGCCTCCACCAGCGTCCGCGCCTCAGTGGCGGCCGGAACGGCAGGCAGAATTGCAGCCGCCCGGGCGCCGGGGAGGACCCGTTCCGCCATAGGTTGAGCCCGCTCTAGGGCCTCCGCAAGATCAAGAACGGTTTCGGCCTCGGCGACAGTTTGAGCGGATAGTCTGACGCGGAACGCCCGCTCGATCCGCAAGGCCAGCTCAGTGCGGCCGAGGCTGTCGATACCGAGATCGCGTTCGATGCTACTGGTGGCGCGAACGTTGATGAATCTGGCACGCTGAGGATACAATTCGCGTGCAAGGTCAGCCACGATCGCGATTACATCGCGAGTGCGCGAACCCTGCTCCTCAACTGAGGCGGGGGCTAAAGGCTGCCCAGTTTCCATGGACAAGGACAATAGCCTAACGCGCTGGCTTCGCATTGATGCATTTCAAAGTCGGACTTTGATTTGCCTCAAGGCTGGAAAGCCGGCCCCGGATCATCTTCATACAATGACGGTCCACAACGCCGATATCGCTGCTCTGTTCAATCGAATGGCAGACCTGCTCGAAATCGAGGCTGCCAATCCGTTCCGTATCCGCGCCTACAGGCGGGCGGCGTCCACCATCGAGGACCTTCCTGAGAATGTCGCACAGATGATGGCGGAAGGACGCTCCCTCTCGGACCTGCCCGGCATCGGCGAAGACCTTGCCGGCAAGATCGCCGAGTTCGTGGAGACCGGCCATTTGAAATCGCTGGAGGAGGTCGAGGCACGCACGCCCTCAGCTCTTGCCGCATTGACGGCGATACCCGGCCTCGGTCCCAAGCGAGTGCATGTGCTGCATCAAAGCCTCGGAATTACGACACTCGAGCAACTGGCAAAGGCGGCACGGGAGCACAGGGTCAGAGAACTACCCCGCTTCAGCGCTGCTATCGAAACCAAGATCCTCGATGAGATTGCAAAGCACCGAACCGCCGAAAAGCGCTTCAAGATCTCGACCGCCGAGGATTTCGCGAGAGGCTTGGTAGATTACCTGAGGTCCGCTCTGGGCATCACCCAGACCTTAGTGGCCGGCAGCTTTCGACGCCGGAAGGAGACCGTCGGCGATCTCGACGTCCTCGCCACCTGTGCCGATGGTCCAGCCGCGATCGAGCACTTCGTAGCTTACGACGAGGTCGAGACGGTGCTGTCGAAGGGCCCAACCCGATCGACAGTGCTCCTGAAGGCCGGCATTCAGGTCGACCTGAGGGTTGTTGCAGAGGAAAGCTATGGAGCGGCCTTGCACTATTTCACCGGCTCGAAAGCCCACAATATCGCCGTGCGGAAGAGGATCCAGGATAAAGGCTGGAAGCTGAACGAATATGGCATCTTCGACGGTGAGAAGAGAATTGGCGGCCGCACCGAAGAGGAAGTTTTCCGGGCTGCCGACCTGCCCTATATCGAGCCCGAACTGCGCGAAGACCGCGGCGAGATCGAGGCGGCCCTTGCCGGCAAATTGCCCCGCCTGGTCTGGCTGCAGGACATCAAAGGCGACCTGCACACCCATACGCGCGCCTCGGATGGCAAGAGCGAGCTTGCCGAAATGGCCGCGGCCGCTCAGGCCCTCGGCTACGAATATCTGGCCGTCAGCGACCATTCCAGACATGCCACCGTGGCACACGGGCTCGATCCGAAACGCCTGGCGGCTCAACTCGATGAGATTGACAAGCTCAATGACGGATATGATGGTTTCCGGCTGCTGAAGTCTTGCGAGGTCGACATTCTCGCCGACGGCAAGCTCGACCTGCCAGATAGTATCCTGAAACGACTCGACTTCACTGTCTGCGCCGTTCACTACCAGTTCAACCTTGGCATCGAGGAACAGACGCAGAGAATTCTCCGTGCGATGGACAACCGCTATTTCAATATCCTCGCACATCCGACCGGGCGGCTGCTCGGAGAACGGCCGGGCTATGCGGTGGATATGGACCGCATCATCTCGGCCGCCAGGGAGCGCGGCTGCTTTCTTGAGGTCAACGCGCATCCGACGCGCCTCGACCTTGATGACGTCCATTGCCGGCAAGCCAAGCAGATCGGCGTGAAGCTGGCGATCTCCACGGATGCGCACTCGACCATGGGTCTTCGCGCAATGCGCTACGGCGTCGACCAGGCGCGGCGAGGCTGGATCGAGGCGGACGACGTCCTGAACACGCGCTCCTGGGGAGAGCTTAAGAAGCTGCTGTCGAGAAGAGGCCTTTGAGGCTTCATCATTCCGCCGACTAGTTCCCGGCCATGTCGAAGTTCATTGATGCCGATCAACAAGCGCAAGCGGGTTGCGCGTAAAATCAGTGCAATTGCGAAGTAACCGAAGATTGAGGCACGGACTGTGGATGATACTGCACGCAGAGATCTCGTCGAAGGACTGTTGCCCCTTGTGAGGACGGCCGGAGCTGCCGTCCTGAGATCGCGAAACGCGGGTCTGGCAACACACCTCAAGCACGACAAGTCGCCCGTTACATCCGCGGACATCGGAAGCGAAGCAGTCATCCGACGGGGCTGCTCTCTTCTTTTCCCGGCTATTCCGATGATCAGTGAAGAGCGGGCGCCCGCTCTCGAATCGAGCTTTGAGATTCCACCCCTCTGCTTCCTCGTCGATCCACTGGATGGCACCAAGGAGTTCATCGCCGGGCGTAGCGAATTTACAGTCAACATAGCGCTCGTTGAAAACGGCGTAGCGACGGCCGGTGTGATCTTCGCCCCAGCCCTTGATCGGCTATATGTTGCCGCTGGTCCGCGCATGGCGTTCATGATCGATGAGAACGGCCGCCGCATCAGGCTCGACGGAATGCCCCACGATCACTCTCATCCGATTGTTCTCGCCAGCCGTTCTCATTTGGATGAACAGACCGCGGCGCTCGTTGCTCAATGGCAACCCTGTATTATCAAGCAGCTAGGCTCTTCCCTCAAATTTGCCTTAATCGCCGCCGGTGAGGCCGATGTTTACCCTCGACTTTCACCAACGATGATATGGGACAGTGCCGCTGGTCAGGCTTTGATCGAAGCTACCGGTGGCGTGGTGCTTCGTCCAAACGGTTCTCCGCTCGTCTATTGCGGCAGCCTTATAAATCGGGGCTTTGTTGCCGCACGGACGCGATCTCTCGCAGCAAAGGCGCTGGCGTCGATCGATTCCGAGCGACAGGCGAGATTGCCCGTTTCCAATCCCCTGACCGAGGAAAGTTCCAGACGATGAAAGCGAGGTAGACGATCATGTCAACAGCAACAATTGCGCACAACAGCTGGGTTCTTGTGTGCGACGGAGCCAAGGCCCTGATCCTTCGCAACAAGGGTGATCAAGAACTGCTCAATCTCGTTCCGGTCGAGATCTTTTCCGGACATCAACCGCCGACGCGGGATCTCGGAACGGACCGCCAAGGCCGCGTCTACCAGTCGCAAGGCGGCGCGCGAAGCTCGATGCAGGAAACGGACTGGCACGACGAGGCCGAAGTGACGTTTCTGGTGCAGGTCGCCGAAAAATTGAGTGGCTTGGTGCGCCATAAAGATATCGCGAACGTGGTTCTTGTCGCCCCGCCGCGCGTGCTTGGAATCCTGCGGAAGCGATTGGATCCCTCGACACGTGCAGCAGTAGCCACCGAAGTGGCCAAGGATCTGGTAAAGTTTCCAATTCCGGAGATCGAGCGCTATCTCTCGGAGTAGCATTGGCCAAATGTATTATCGCGGAGCGCACGCGCGAGGCGGCTATGCTATAAGGAATATCGCCATGCAGATGGGCCGATGACAGATGCGTCGTGCGGCTGAACCAGCGATAACCGGAGGTCTGCCCGCGCGGCGAACTGAAGAGTCTGGATAAGCACTCGATAGAGGCTGCAATCGGGAGACTTGGAGTTAATGGCAAATTCGGGTTCTCGCGTCACCGCGCGAGTCGGCCGCAGGATCGCTTGTGTGAAATGCGTCAGCGATGCTTGCCCTCAAAGACCTGCCTCAATTTATGGGCGCGGTTTCACACGCGCGGGACCGACGGGCCGAGTTGTCAGATTTGCCAAAGGAGTTTTTGTAACAGCACCGTCTGCAATAACGAGCACGCTGTCGTAGAACTCTTCGCCGCTTGCAGATTTCGGAGGCGTGGCATCGTGCATGACACTGATCACTGTGGCGCCGCGACAATGATCTCGGATGGCTTGGTGAAACGCGACCGTCGCCTCGCCATCGAGGGCGCTGGTCGGCTCGTCCAGAAACAAAAGCCCTGGGCGCAGCAGAAGGATCCGTGCCAGAACGAGCCGTTGCTTCTGACCGCCAGAAAGAAGCTGGTCCCAGCTTTGATTGTCCCGCCCCTCCATGGCGAGGTCGCTGACGAAATCCGCAAGGCCGGCTCTACTCAGCGCTGCGGCGGCTTCCGCTTCCGAATGAGCTTCAATGGCATCGGACAGGCATATCAGTGCCTTCAGCGATACTGGCGGCAGATGAATATCTTGCGCGGCATAGAGCGTTCGCACGTTCCTCGGCATCACGATCGCGCCACGGCCATGCGGCCAGAGACCGTTGATAGCTTTGAGCAACGATGACTTGCCGCTCCCCGAGTCGCCAACGAGAAGAGTCCATTCGCCGCATTTGACGTGGAGGTTCCCGGCGGTGACGAAGGGTTCGTCATCGCCGGGGTGCATAAGTTCAAGCTGCTGGATCGTCAAACCGAACTGTGGATCCTGCTGGTCGTAACGCAACTCGGAGTGGCCGGTACGGGCATAGAACTCGCGCGGTTGCTGCGCGTCTTCGATCGCCTTTGCCAGGTCGGTTATGCGTGTTGCGTTTGCCCTCAGTCTCGCGATGTCCGGCATGACGTGTATGAACCACGAGCAATCGTTGATGATCGCGTTGGCCAGCTCGGCGCCGGTGATGTAGGCCTGTAGGCTGATCCTGTTCTCTACATAGGGGAGAAGCCCGGGCGCGTAGGCGACGAGGCGCGAGCCGAAGAAGTTGTAGACAAGCTCGAAACCCATATAGATCGCCGTCAGGATGTTGAGATTCGCCCAGGTGTGGTCGACGTCGAGGTAGCGCCGCCGATGGAGACCTCTTTGTGCTCCCTCCCCCTTGGCTGCAGCGACGTGGAAGCTGCGGTGGAGAAGCGTCGCCAGGTCGCGACGGTAACTGCCCTCCGCCGATTGCATTCTGACATCCAGCCTCTGTTGGATCTCTCCGAGCTTCGCTGCCAGCAACGTGCTGATGGGGACGTAGGCGACGACGGCAGCAACAGTCAGACAGGCGCTGCCATAACTGCCGAGGAACTCCAATCCGCTGACCTCGGTCGAGGTCTCGATGATCTTGCCGCCGACAAAGAACAGCGACAGGGCCACGCCGGCGACACCTATGGCGAGGCCGATAGCGCCTCCGGTCATCCCTTTGATCGACTCCTGGATGCGCTGATCGATATTGTCTGGCACGGCAACCTTCGTCGGGACGGCCTCCGCCGCACCCTGCTGGAGGTGAAAATGCGTGTGATTGCTATCGAGCAGCGCATCGTTGAAGCGCCGATCGAGCCACGCGCGCCACTTGCGATGCAAGGTCGTCGAGAACAAGTGGCGGAAAGCAGTGAATCCCACTTCCCTGACCACGACGATCGTGGCCAAGCTTGCCGCGCTCGACAGAATGGTCTTAAGCGTCGTCGGGTTTTCCGGATGATGAAGAAAGGCGATCGCGCTCACAAGTTCGCCCGACGCTTCGGCGAACCAGACGCTGGCCATTGCCGACAAGGCGGTAAGCACGACAATGATCGCCGCCAGCCCCCAAGCCTCCTGCCATCGGTCGGAACGCCAATAGGCGAACATCAATCCCCAGAAGCTGCGCATTGAGGAGACAGAGGTTGAATGCGGCTGCTCGTCCAACTTGCGGCTCGACCAAAGCAACGCGTCCTCCCGAGGCGGTCTATCATGAAGAGCATATCTATTTTCCAAACGATTGTAGTGTGTATCACGCGGGTCGACGGAGAAATTGATGCGGCTCAATCGGAAGCGATAGTAAAATGGACGAATTAGCCTTCCTTGCCTGACAAGATCTTTCGCTACTGTCACCGCCAGGGCGGCCAACGTGCAGGGCATGGAAGATCGGTCGCGGAAACGCCGACTGAGGTGTGCCGAAAAGGAACCGCGGATGCGGAAGATGAATTGCACAATCCCCATACTGCCGAGGAACTCGCGGCTGCTTTCGGTCTCTCGGATGAGCACGCCGACCTCCGTCCCCGCCCGTCTTGATATTCCTCAATGACTGACGGTCGGAAGATCGCCGATAATAAACCTGCGAGTTTTCGAAGGGCGCGTTTGCGCCAAGGGGGAGACGATGAACGACGACATCCGTCTGCGTCAGGACATTCTGAACGAACTTGAATACGAACCGAGCCTAGATGCCGCGAATATCGGTGTCATTGCCGAGGATGGCATCGTGACCTTAACGGGTCACGTGCTCAGCTATTCGGAAAGGCAAGCCGCGGTCGAGGCAGTCCAGAGGATAAGGGGCGTGCGCGCTATCGCGGACGATATCGAGGTACGGCTGCCGGAACACAAGAAGACTGCCGACGACGAGATCGCCAGCCGCGTCCTGAAAATCCTCGCCTGGCGAGCATCTATCACAGAGCCGAACGAGATCCAGGTCAAGGTGCGAAAGGGCCTGGTCACTTTGAGCGGCATGGTCGACCGGCACTTCCAGCGTTCGGCGGCCGAGAAGGCGGTGCGTGAACTCTCCGGGGTGACGGGCATAGTCAACCAGCTCAAGCTCCGCCCCCCTCGCGTGGAGGCCTCTGAGATCAGGCGCGGCATAGAAGAGGCGTTCAAACGCAATGCCGAGATCGAGGCTGAGAATATCGAGGTGGATGTTTCAGACGGTCACGTCACATTGCGCGGAAGGGTGCAGAATCTGCGGGCGCAGGTGATGGCGAAACGAGCCGCTTGGTCGGCGCCCGGTGTGACTGCCGTCGATGATCAGTTGAGCGTGGTCGGCAACTGAATGTGAGATTTCATTGGGTAGTCATCCGGTCCGGGCTGGGAAAGCTGTGGTTGTCAAGCTGCAGTGATTGTCGGAGAGGAATGGCTGACAAGATTATTGAGGCCGGTGTTCCAAGGCCCATGCGACGACTGAGTGGTGCTTCGCCCGGACGGTTCTCTCCTCGTCTTTTCGGGCAGTCGCAAGAATGAGGATTCCTTGCGGCACCAACTCAGTCTCTCCAGATCGCTCTGGCATTCATTGATGCGAAGCGATGAATTCACGGGGTGGTGCGATTCGCATGCTCGCCGCCGAAGGAAACAGTAGCGGCTGCGTGGCGCAGAATGAAGCGGTCCAGCCGCCCCGATCCTATGACACCGTTAGCTGATCTTCGACCTCCCTGACCCCCGGCGCCGACCACGCCGCCCGCTCGGCCGCACTGCGCTCAACCCAGGCATTCACCTTGCCCTTCAGAATGACTTTGTCGTTGAGGACGTCGACGCGGATCGCTTGAGCCTCAAGTTCGGCATTGCGCTTCAATGCATCTTCGATGCGCTTCTTCACATCCGAGGCTGACGCAGGTGGCTTTACTTCGATGCTATTGTTTACGCCGACGACGCCTGCGAGGTTACGCACGGCATCCGCAGCCGCGGTCCTTTGGTAGTGCCAGCCGACCTTCCCCGTCAACGTGACCCATCCCTGCCGGACCTTTACCTGCACGG
The nucleotide sequence above comes from Sinorhizobium fredii USDA 257. Encoded proteins:
- a CDS encoding Hsp20/alpha crystallin family protein yields the protein MAKIETKLPVKTEKREPAAREDMWSPLESLRREIDKLFETFRPAAWSVPFSRSLLGFEMPSLTGKEWQIAPAVDLVEKDTEYEISAELPGLEEKNIEVKLSNGTLTIKGEKKEEKEEREKDYYLSERRFGSFQRRFQLPHGVDPDKIEATFTKGVLKLKLPKTPEAQKSEKKIAVRAV
- a CDS encoding GYD domain-containing protein, producing MAAFIMLTRLSHQAMQSPKLLESLSHQIAEHIRRECPQVPWKANCIVLGPADYLDIFAAPDNATATKVATTFGHATTEIWAATELEQSIQLIRELPPSFVVSP
- a CDS encoding 1-acyl-sn-glycerol-3-phosphate acyltransferase is translated as MADLARELYPQRARFINVRATSSIERDLGIDSLGRTELALRIERAFRVRLSAQTVAEAETVLDLAEALERAQPMAERVLPGARAAAILPAVPAATEARTLVEALEWHAARHPDRVHLTVLQDEVTSLSAQAWLWAIHNYRATFSASPNFGFEICLNKIADADVEGLDLSSLRMVANGAEPVSARTLWRFVERFGRYGFPATAMAPVYGLAECSVGLAFPPLGRPPLIDGVAEIATPQDAMALEIVACGQPLPGHEIRIVDDAGHECGDRREGRLEFRGPSTTAGYFRNDEKTRALFHDGWLDSGDRAYMAKGDVFVTGRVKDIIIRAGRHLYAHEIEQAVALVPGIRRGGVVAFGTSDRVSGTERIVVVAETLQTDPVSRASLQARIIEVTSDIAGTPADEVVLVPPRSVPKTSSGKIRRSAAKALYESGRMGSARPTVPLQYTRLMLLSASTQARRLARVFRETLYAAWWWTVLSVACLAGSLAVLIVPRLSWRWRVVRWIARAALAAMGVSVSTDGVERIPGRGAMLVFNHSSYVDALLLAAVLPGEPAIVAKRELAEQFIAGPLLRRLGIPFVERYDVTGSLQDAEALTELARKGRVLVFFPEGTFTRRAGLSGFYLGAFKVAAEDGLAILPGAIRGTRSMLRADQWFPRHLPLSIEIGEPIAPSGSGFESILRLRDAVRISMLARCGEPDLGELVKPEPPRSVAWEGHERRIHSTVSRSFRDSRQTTAAARV
- the polX gene encoding DNA polymerase/3'-5' exonuclease PolX, translating into MTVHNADIAALFNRMADLLEIEAANPFRIRAYRRAASTIEDLPENVAQMMAEGRSLSDLPGIGEDLAGKIAEFVETGHLKSLEEVEARTPSALAALTAIPGLGPKRVHVLHQSLGITTLEQLAKAAREHRVRELPRFSAAIETKILDEIAKHRTAEKRFKISTAEDFARGLVDYLRSALGITQTLVAGSFRRRKETVGDLDVLATCADGPAAIEHFVAYDEVETVLSKGPTRSTVLLKAGIQVDLRVVAEESYGAALHYFTGSKAHNIAVRKRIQDKGWKLNEYGIFDGEKRIGGRTEEEVFRAADLPYIEPELREDRGEIEAALAGKLPRLVWLQDIKGDLHTHTRASDGKSELAEMAAAAQALGYEYLAVSDHSRHATVAHGLDPKRLAAQLDEIDKLNDGYDGFRLLKSCEVDILADGKLDLPDSILKRLDFTVCAVHYQFNLGIEEQTQRILRAMDNRYFNILAHPTGRLLGERPGYAVDMDRIISAARERGCFLEVNAHPTRLDLDDVHCRQAKQIGVKLAISTDAHSTMGLRAMRYGVDQARRGWIEADDVLNTRSWGELKKLLSRRGL
- a CDS encoding 3'(2'),5'-bisphosphate nucleotidase CysQ family protein, which translates into the protein MRTAGAAVLRSRNAGLATHLKHDKSPVTSADIGSEAVIRRGCSLLFPAIPMISEERAPALESSFEIPPLCFLVDPLDGTKEFIAGRSEFTVNIALVENGVATAGVIFAPALDRLYVAAGPRMAFMIDENGRRIRLDGMPHDHSHPIVLASRSHLDEQTAALVAQWQPCIIKQLGSSLKFALIAAGEADVYPRLSPTMIWDSAAGQALIEATGGVVLRPNGSPLVYCGSLINRGFVAARTRSLAAKALASIDSERQARLPVSNPLTEESSRR
- a CDS encoding host attachment protein, translating into MSTATIAHNSWVLVCDGAKALILRNKGDQELLNLVPVEIFSGHQPPTRDLGTDRQGRVYQSQGGARSSMQETDWHDEAEVTFLVQVAEKLSGLVRHKDIANVVLVAPPRVLGILRKRLDPSTRAAVATEVAKDLVKFPIPEIERYLSE
- a CDS encoding ABC transporter ATP-binding protein/permease, encoding MRSFWGLMFAYWRSDRWQEAWGLAAIIVVLTALSAMASVWFAEASGELVSAIAFLHHPENPTTLKTILSSAASLATIVVVREVGFTAFRHLFSTTLHRKWRAWLDRRFNDALLDSNHTHFHLQQGAAEAVPTKVAVPDNIDQRIQESIKGMTGGAIGLAIGVAGVALSLFFVGGKIIETSTEVSGLEFLGSYGSACLTVAAVVAYVPISTLLAAKLGEIQQRLDVRMQSAEGSYRRDLATLLHRSFHVAAAKGEGAQRGLHRRRYLDVDHTWANLNILTAIYMGFELVYNFFGSRLVAYAPGLLPYVENRISLQAYITGAELANAIINDCSWFIHVMPDIARLRANATRITDLAKAIEDAQQPREFYARTGHSELRYDQQDPQFGLTIQQLELMHPGDDEPFVTAGNLHVKCGEWTLLVGDSGSGKSSLLKAINGLWPHGRGAIVMPRNVRTLYAAQDIHLPPVSLKALICLSDAIEAHSEAEAAAALSRAGLADFVSDLAMEGRDNQSWDQLLSGGQKQRLVLARILLLRPGLLFLDEPTSALDGEATVAFHQAIRDHCRGATVISVMHDATPPKSASGEEFYDSVLVIADGAVTKTPLANLTTRPVGPARVKPRP
- a CDS encoding BON domain-containing protein, which translates into the protein MNDDIRLRQDILNELEYEPSLDAANIGVIAEDGIVTLTGHVLSYSERQAAVEAVQRIRGVRAIADDIEVRLPEHKKTADDEIASRVLKILAWRASITEPNEIQVKVRKGLVTLSGMVDRHFQRSAAEKAVRELSGVTGIVNQLKLRPPRVEASEIRRGIEEAFKRNAEIEAENIEVDVSDGHVTLRGRVQNLRAQVMAKRAAWSAPGVTAVDDQLSVVGN
- a CDS encoding BON domain-containing protein; this encodes MDDIILRQDIIDELEFEPSIDAANIGVAVEDGVVTLTGHVPTYAQRATAEDVVRRVKGVRGIAQEIEVRPFGANRTADDEIAKRALNTISWNTAVPKDSVQVKVRQGWVTLTGKVGWHYQRTAAADAVRNLAGVVGVNNSIEVKPPASASDVKKRIEDALKRNAELEAQAIRVDVLNDKVILKGKVNAWVERSAAERAAWSAPGVREVEDQLTVS